A genomic window from Hyla sarda isolate aHylSar1 chromosome 8, aHylSar1.hap1, whole genome shotgun sequence includes:
- the LOC130284900 gene encoding NXPE family member 4-like isoform X4, which translates to MALVRNKCITPALFAAVFLLSYLWHKSVFQDSLKHLMGKCFGPVTEINVNFQPHELTTPQPRTYDLHSEINSIFSKIQRIIPNVTFKFLNGSTSANNSKLSIVNRRNRYCPGEDLVVQVDMYDHLGNRKTYGGDFITSRLFSPKLGAAVSGRVEDFHNGSYHVYFPLHWVDRNETKVSIRLWHPSEGIAVLWRARHASLGVLGFNGRYKYLGKEAITNCHFQLNTAEEVCEYKDEFYEEAFYCIKPKDIPCECLNEMRAVDLHESHLTEEEKPLFVGSNVGVEMAIGLETIVITDCGDYSSTSNTKCQTGMSSPVPSGHFYNYTWHPAYCDMTVYKTQEDFTKCLKGKKLFLIGDSTLRQYIIHFTEGIKIVNYLQYHEGGWKFWDKTLEALNMDKDIYVSYKRHGFPLENFLFYNFKDDMYMSRQIDLRGGGKDTIFVITMGQHFRQFPLTLYIRRAINIRRAVERLFMRSPDTKVIIKTENTREFYAPPERTGDFHGYTQYLVLREVFQGLNVGFVDAWDMTVASSTESVHPFGYTFDSIMSMTFSFAC; encoded by the exons GATTCTCTTAAACACTTGATGGGAAAATGTTTTGGTCCGGTCACAGAGATTAATGTCAACTTCCAACCGCATGAACTGACGACTCCACAGCCCAGAACATATGATCTTCACTCTGAAATAAATTCAATATTTAGCAAAATCCAAAGAATcatcccaaatgttacatttaaatttttaaatgGAAGCACAAGTGCAAACAACAGTAAGTTGTCCATAGTCAACAGGAGGAATCGTTACTGTCCTGGAGAAGACCTTGTGGTACAGGTTGATATGTACGATCACCTGGGTAACAGAAAAACCTATGGAGGAGACTTCATAACGTCACGACTCTTTTCTCCAAAACTTGGAGCTGCTGTGTCTGGTAGGGTGGAAGACTTTCATAATGGATCCTACCATGTCTACTTTCCATTGCACTGGGTGGACAGAAATGAAACCAAGGTGTCCATTCGACTGTGGCATCCCAGTGAAGGCATTGCAGTCCTCTGGAGGGCACGACATGCCAGTCTAGGGGTACTTGGTTTCAATGGAAGATATAAATACCTTGGCAAGGAGGCTATCACTAATTGTCACTTTCAATTGAATACAGCCGAAGAGGTTTGTGAGTACAAAGACGAGTTCTATGAAGAGGCCTTCTACTGTATTAAACCTAAAGACATTCCCTGCGAATGTTTGAATGAAATGAGAGCTGTGGATCTTCATGAGTCCCACCTTACCGAGGAGGAGAAGCCACTATTTGTGGG ATCCAATGTTGGAGTGGAAATGGCCATAGGTTTGGAGACCATAGTCATTACAGATTGTGGAG attattcATCAACATCAAACACAAAATGTCAGACAGGGATGAGCTCTCCTGTCCCCAGTGGACACTTCTACAACTACACCTGGCATCCGGCTTATTGTGACATGACCGTCTATAAAACACAGGAGGACTTCACCAAATGTCTAAAGGGGAAGAAGCTCTTCTTGATCGGAGACTCCACGTTACGTCAGTACATCATTCACTTCACCGAGGGAATCAAGA TTGTGAATTATCTCCAGTATCATGAAGGTGGATGGAAGTTCTGGGATAAAACACTTGAAGCTTTGAACATGGATAAAGACATTTATGTGTCCTACAAGAGGCATGGCTTTCCACTCGAGAACTTCTTGTTCTATAACTTCAAAGACGACATGTACATGAGTCGTCAGATCGATCTACGCGGTGGGGGGAAGGACACCATCTTTGTTATTACTATGGGACAACATTTTAGACAGTTTCCACTAACACTCTACATCAGACGAGCTATCAACATCCGCAGAGCGGTGGAACGTCTCTTCATGCGGAGTCCAGATACCAAAGTCATCATCAAGACAGAAAACACCAGAGAGTTCTATGCTCCTCCAGAGAGAACTGGTGACTTCCATGGTTATACCCAATATCTGGTGCTAAGGGAAGTCTTTCAAGGGCTGAATGTTGGCTTTGTAGATGCTTGGGACATGACGGTGGCCTCCTCTACGGAGTCTGTTCATCCGTTTGGATACACATTTGACAGTATAATGAGCATGACGTTCTCCTTTGCTTGTTAG
- the LOC130284900 gene encoding NXPE family member 4-like isoform X3, producing the protein MALVRNKCITPALFAAVFLLSYLWHKSVFQVRNMERLEWDSLKHLMGKCFGPVTEINVNFQPHELTTPQPRTYDLHSEINSIFSKIQRIIPNVTFKFLNGSTSANNSKLSIVNRRNRYCPGEDLVVQVDMYDHLGNRKTYGGDFITSRLFSPKLGAAVSGRVEDFHNGSYHVYFPLHWVDRNETKVSIRLWHPSEGIAVLWRARHASLGVLGFNGRYKYLGKEAITNCHFQLNTAEEVCEYKDEFYEEAFYCIKPKDIPCECLNEMRAVDLHESHLTEEEKPLFVGSNVGVEMAIGLETIVITDCGDYSSTSNTKCQTGMSSPVPSGHFYNYTWHPAYCDMTVYKTQEDFTKCLKGKKLFLIGDSTLRQYIIHFTEGIKIVNYLQYHEGGWKFWDKTLEALNMDKDIYVSYKRHGFPLENFLFYNFKDDMYMSRQIDLRGGGKDTIFVITMGQHFRQFPLTLYIRRAINIRRAVERLFMRSPDTKVIIKTENTREFYAPPERTGDFHGYTQYLVLREVFQGLNVGFVDAWDMTVASSTESVHPFGYTFDSIMSMTFSFAC; encoded by the exons GATTCTCTTAAACACTTGATGGGAAAATGTTTTGGTCCGGTCACAGAGATTAATGTCAACTTCCAACCGCATGAACTGACGACTCCACAGCCCAGAACATATGATCTTCACTCTGAAATAAATTCAATATTTAGCAAAATCCAAAGAATcatcccaaatgttacatttaaatttttaaatgGAAGCACAAGTGCAAACAACAGTAAGTTGTCCATAGTCAACAGGAGGAATCGTTACTGTCCTGGAGAAGACCTTGTGGTACAGGTTGATATGTACGATCACCTGGGTAACAGAAAAACCTATGGAGGAGACTTCATAACGTCACGACTCTTTTCTCCAAAACTTGGAGCTGCTGTGTCTGGTAGGGTGGAAGACTTTCATAATGGATCCTACCATGTCTACTTTCCATTGCACTGGGTGGACAGAAATGAAACCAAGGTGTCCATTCGACTGTGGCATCCCAGTGAAGGCATTGCAGTCCTCTGGAGGGCACGACATGCCAGTCTAGGGGTACTTGGTTTCAATGGAAGATATAAATACCTTGGCAAGGAGGCTATCACTAATTGTCACTTTCAATTGAATACAGCCGAAGAGGTTTGTGAGTACAAAGACGAGTTCTATGAAGAGGCCTTCTACTGTATTAAACCTAAAGACATTCCCTGCGAATGTTTGAATGAAATGAGAGCTGTGGATCTTCATGAGTCCCACCTTACCGAGGAGGAGAAGCCACTATTTGTGGG ATCCAATGTTGGAGTGGAAATGGCCATAGGTTTGGAGACCATAGTCATTACAGATTGTGGAG attattcATCAACATCAAACACAAAATGTCAGACAGGGATGAGCTCTCCTGTCCCCAGTGGACACTTCTACAACTACACCTGGCATCCGGCTTATTGTGACATGACCGTCTATAAAACACAGGAGGACTTCACCAAATGTCTAAAGGGGAAGAAGCTCTTCTTGATCGGAGACTCCACGTTACGTCAGTACATCATTCACTTCACCGAGGGAATCAAGA TTGTGAATTATCTCCAGTATCATGAAGGTGGATGGAAGTTCTGGGATAAAACACTTGAAGCTTTGAACATGGATAAAGACATTTATGTGTCCTACAAGAGGCATGGCTTTCCACTCGAGAACTTCTTGTTCTATAACTTCAAAGACGACATGTACATGAGTCGTCAGATCGATCTACGCGGTGGGGGGAAGGACACCATCTTTGTTATTACTATGGGACAACATTTTAGACAGTTTCCACTAACACTCTACATCAGACGAGCTATCAACATCCGCAGAGCGGTGGAACGTCTCTTCATGCGGAGTCCAGATACCAAAGTCATCATCAAGACAGAAAACACCAGAGAGTTCTATGCTCCTCCAGAGAGAACTGGTGACTTCCATGGTTATACCCAATATCTGGTGCTAAGGGAAGTCTTTCAAGGGCTGAATGTTGGCTTTGTAGATGCTTGGGACATGACGGTGGCCTCCTCTACGGAGTCTGTTCATCCGTTTGGATACACATTTGACAGTATAATGAGCATGACGTTCTCCTTTGCTTGTTAG
- the LOC130284900 gene encoding NXPE family member 4-like isoform X5, which translates to MHRYCHSLVKGVRRGDSLKHLMGKCFGPVTEINVNFQPHELTTPQPRTYDLHSEINSIFSKIQRIIPNVTFKFLNGSTSANNSKLSIVNRRNRYCPGEDLVVQVDMYDHLGNRKTYGGDFITSRLFSPKLGAAVSGRVEDFHNGSYHVYFPLHWVDRNETKVSIRLWHPSEGIAVLWRARHASLGVLGFNGRYKYLGKEAITNCHFQLNTAEEVCEYKDEFYEEAFYCIKPKDIPCECLNEMRAVDLHESHLTEEEKPLFVGSNVGVEMAIGLETIVITDCGDYSSTSNTKCQTGMSSPVPSGHFYNYTWHPAYCDMTVYKTQEDFTKCLKGKKLFLIGDSTLRQYIIHFTEGIKIVNYLQYHEGGWKFWDKTLEALNMDKDIYVSYKRHGFPLENFLFYNFKDDMYMSRQIDLRGGGKDTIFVITMGQHFRQFPLTLYIRRAINIRRAVERLFMRSPDTKVIIKTENTREFYAPPERTGDFHGYTQYLVLREVFQGLNVGFVDAWDMTVASSTESVHPFGYTFDSIMSMTFSFAC; encoded by the exons GATTCTCTTAAACACTTGATGGGAAAATGTTTTGGTCCGGTCACAGAGATTAATGTCAACTTCCAACCGCATGAACTGACGACTCCACAGCCCAGAACATATGATCTTCACTCTGAAATAAATTCAATATTTAGCAAAATCCAAAGAATcatcccaaatgttacatttaaatttttaaatgGAAGCACAAGTGCAAACAACAGTAAGTTGTCCATAGTCAACAGGAGGAATCGTTACTGTCCTGGAGAAGACCTTGTGGTACAGGTTGATATGTACGATCACCTGGGTAACAGAAAAACCTATGGAGGAGACTTCATAACGTCACGACTCTTTTCTCCAAAACTTGGAGCTGCTGTGTCTGGTAGGGTGGAAGACTTTCATAATGGATCCTACCATGTCTACTTTCCATTGCACTGGGTGGACAGAAATGAAACCAAGGTGTCCATTCGACTGTGGCATCCCAGTGAAGGCATTGCAGTCCTCTGGAGGGCACGACATGCCAGTCTAGGGGTACTTGGTTTCAATGGAAGATATAAATACCTTGGCAAGGAGGCTATCACTAATTGTCACTTTCAATTGAATACAGCCGAAGAGGTTTGTGAGTACAAAGACGAGTTCTATGAAGAGGCCTTCTACTGTATTAAACCTAAAGACATTCCCTGCGAATGTTTGAATGAAATGAGAGCTGTGGATCTTCATGAGTCCCACCTTACCGAGGAGGAGAAGCCACTATTTGTGGG ATCCAATGTTGGAGTGGAAATGGCCATAGGTTTGGAGACCATAGTCATTACAGATTGTGGAG attattcATCAACATCAAACACAAAATGTCAGACAGGGATGAGCTCTCCTGTCCCCAGTGGACACTTCTACAACTACACCTGGCATCCGGCTTATTGTGACATGACCGTCTATAAAACACAGGAGGACTTCACCAAATGTCTAAAGGGGAAGAAGCTCTTCTTGATCGGAGACTCCACGTTACGTCAGTACATCATTCACTTCACCGAGGGAATCAAGA TTGTGAATTATCTCCAGTATCATGAAGGTGGATGGAAGTTCTGGGATAAAACACTTGAAGCTTTGAACATGGATAAAGACATTTATGTGTCCTACAAGAGGCATGGCTTTCCACTCGAGAACTTCTTGTTCTATAACTTCAAAGACGACATGTACATGAGTCGTCAGATCGATCTACGCGGTGGGGGGAAGGACACCATCTTTGTTATTACTATGGGACAACATTTTAGACAGTTTCCACTAACACTCTACATCAGACGAGCTATCAACATCCGCAGAGCGGTGGAACGTCTCTTCATGCGGAGTCCAGATACCAAAGTCATCATCAAGACAGAAAACACCAGAGAGTTCTATGCTCCTCCAGAGAGAACTGGTGACTTCCATGGTTATACCCAATATCTGGTGCTAAGGGAAGTCTTTCAAGGGCTGAATGTTGGCTTTGTAGATGCTTGGGACATGACGGTGGCCTCCTCTACGGAGTCTGTTCATCCGTTTGGATACACATTTGACAGTATAATGAGCATGACGTTCTCCTTTGCTTGTTAG
- the LOC130284900 gene encoding NXPE family member 4-like isoform X2 translates to MHRYCHSLVKGVRRGGAIAFSPMALVRNKCITPALFAAVFLLSYLWHKSVFQDSLKHLMGKCFGPVTEINVNFQPHELTTPQPRTYDLHSEINSIFSKIQRIIPNVTFKFLNGSTSANNSKLSIVNRRNRYCPGEDLVVQVDMYDHLGNRKTYGGDFITSRLFSPKLGAAVSGRVEDFHNGSYHVYFPLHWVDRNETKVSIRLWHPSEGIAVLWRARHASLGVLGFNGRYKYLGKEAITNCHFQLNTAEEVCEYKDEFYEEAFYCIKPKDIPCECLNEMRAVDLHESHLTEEEKPLFVGSNVGVEMAIGLETIVITDCGDYSSTSNTKCQTGMSSPVPSGHFYNYTWHPAYCDMTVYKTQEDFTKCLKGKKLFLIGDSTLRQYIIHFTEGIKIVNYLQYHEGGWKFWDKTLEALNMDKDIYVSYKRHGFPLENFLFYNFKDDMYMSRQIDLRGGGKDTIFVITMGQHFRQFPLTLYIRRAINIRRAVERLFMRSPDTKVIIKTENTREFYAPPERTGDFHGYTQYLVLREVFQGLNVGFVDAWDMTVASSTESVHPFGYTFDSIMSMTFSFAC, encoded by the exons GATTCTCTTAAACACTTGATGGGAAAATGTTTTGGTCCGGTCACAGAGATTAATGTCAACTTCCAACCGCATGAACTGACGACTCCACAGCCCAGAACATATGATCTTCACTCTGAAATAAATTCAATATTTAGCAAAATCCAAAGAATcatcccaaatgttacatttaaatttttaaatgGAAGCACAAGTGCAAACAACAGTAAGTTGTCCATAGTCAACAGGAGGAATCGTTACTGTCCTGGAGAAGACCTTGTGGTACAGGTTGATATGTACGATCACCTGGGTAACAGAAAAACCTATGGAGGAGACTTCATAACGTCACGACTCTTTTCTCCAAAACTTGGAGCTGCTGTGTCTGGTAGGGTGGAAGACTTTCATAATGGATCCTACCATGTCTACTTTCCATTGCACTGGGTGGACAGAAATGAAACCAAGGTGTCCATTCGACTGTGGCATCCCAGTGAAGGCATTGCAGTCCTCTGGAGGGCACGACATGCCAGTCTAGGGGTACTTGGTTTCAATGGAAGATATAAATACCTTGGCAAGGAGGCTATCACTAATTGTCACTTTCAATTGAATACAGCCGAAGAGGTTTGTGAGTACAAAGACGAGTTCTATGAAGAGGCCTTCTACTGTATTAAACCTAAAGACATTCCCTGCGAATGTTTGAATGAAATGAGAGCTGTGGATCTTCATGAGTCCCACCTTACCGAGGAGGAGAAGCCACTATTTGTGGG ATCCAATGTTGGAGTGGAAATGGCCATAGGTTTGGAGACCATAGTCATTACAGATTGTGGAG attattcATCAACATCAAACACAAAATGTCAGACAGGGATGAGCTCTCCTGTCCCCAGTGGACACTTCTACAACTACACCTGGCATCCGGCTTATTGTGACATGACCGTCTATAAAACACAGGAGGACTTCACCAAATGTCTAAAGGGGAAGAAGCTCTTCTTGATCGGAGACTCCACGTTACGTCAGTACATCATTCACTTCACCGAGGGAATCAAGA TTGTGAATTATCTCCAGTATCATGAAGGTGGATGGAAGTTCTGGGATAAAACACTTGAAGCTTTGAACATGGATAAAGACATTTATGTGTCCTACAAGAGGCATGGCTTTCCACTCGAGAACTTCTTGTTCTATAACTTCAAAGACGACATGTACATGAGTCGTCAGATCGATCTACGCGGTGGGGGGAAGGACACCATCTTTGTTATTACTATGGGACAACATTTTAGACAGTTTCCACTAACACTCTACATCAGACGAGCTATCAACATCCGCAGAGCGGTGGAACGTCTCTTCATGCGGAGTCCAGATACCAAAGTCATCATCAAGACAGAAAACACCAGAGAGTTCTATGCTCCTCCAGAGAGAACTGGTGACTTCCATGGTTATACCCAATATCTGGTGCTAAGGGAAGTCTTTCAAGGGCTGAATGTTGGCTTTGTAGATGCTTGGGACATGACGGTGGCCTCCTCTACGGAGTCTGTTCATCCGTTTGGATACACATTTGACAGTATAATGAGCATGACGTTCTCCTTTGCTTGTTAG
- the LOC130284900 gene encoding NXPE family member 4-like isoform X6 produces the protein MGKCFGPVTEINVNFQPHELTTPQPRTYDLHSEINSIFSKIQRIIPNVTFKFLNGSTSANNSKLSIVNRRNRYCPGEDLVVQVDMYDHLGNRKTYGGDFITSRLFSPKLGAAVSGRVEDFHNGSYHVYFPLHWVDRNETKVSIRLWHPSEGIAVLWRARHASLGVLGFNGRYKYLGKEAITNCHFQLNTAEEVCEYKDEFYEEAFYCIKPKDIPCECLNEMRAVDLHESHLTEEEKPLFVGSNVGVEMAIGLETIVITDCGDYSSTSNTKCQTGMSSPVPSGHFYNYTWHPAYCDMTVYKTQEDFTKCLKGKKLFLIGDSTLRQYIIHFTEGIKIVNYLQYHEGGWKFWDKTLEALNMDKDIYVSYKRHGFPLENFLFYNFKDDMYMSRQIDLRGGGKDTIFVITMGQHFRQFPLTLYIRRAINIRRAVERLFMRSPDTKVIIKTENTREFYAPPERTGDFHGYTQYLVLREVFQGLNVGFVDAWDMTVASSTESVHPFGYTFDSIMSMTFSFAC, from the exons ATGGGAAAATGTTTTGGTCCGGTCACAGAGATTAATGTCAACTTCCAACCGCATGAACTGACGACTCCACAGCCCAGAACATATGATCTTCACTCTGAAATAAATTCAATATTTAGCAAAATCCAAAGAATcatcccaaatgttacatttaaatttttaaatgGAAGCACAAGTGCAAACAACAGTAAGTTGTCCATAGTCAACAGGAGGAATCGTTACTGTCCTGGAGAAGACCTTGTGGTACAGGTTGATATGTACGATCACCTGGGTAACAGAAAAACCTATGGAGGAGACTTCATAACGTCACGACTCTTTTCTCCAAAACTTGGAGCTGCTGTGTCTGGTAGGGTGGAAGACTTTCATAATGGATCCTACCATGTCTACTTTCCATTGCACTGGGTGGACAGAAATGAAACCAAGGTGTCCATTCGACTGTGGCATCCCAGTGAAGGCATTGCAGTCCTCTGGAGGGCACGACATGCCAGTCTAGGGGTACTTGGTTTCAATGGAAGATATAAATACCTTGGCAAGGAGGCTATCACTAATTGTCACTTTCAATTGAATACAGCCGAAGAGGTTTGTGAGTACAAAGACGAGTTCTATGAAGAGGCCTTCTACTGTATTAAACCTAAAGACATTCCCTGCGAATGTTTGAATGAAATGAGAGCTGTGGATCTTCATGAGTCCCACCTTACCGAGGAGGAGAAGCCACTATTTGTGGG ATCCAATGTTGGAGTGGAAATGGCCATAGGTTTGGAGACCATAGTCATTACAGATTGTGGAG attattcATCAACATCAAACACAAAATGTCAGACAGGGATGAGCTCTCCTGTCCCCAGTGGACACTTCTACAACTACACCTGGCATCCGGCTTATTGTGACATGACCGTCTATAAAACACAGGAGGACTTCACCAAATGTCTAAAGGGGAAGAAGCTCTTCTTGATCGGAGACTCCACGTTACGTCAGTACATCATTCACTTCACCGAGGGAATCAAGA TTGTGAATTATCTCCAGTATCATGAAGGTGGATGGAAGTTCTGGGATAAAACACTTGAAGCTTTGAACATGGATAAAGACATTTATGTGTCCTACAAGAGGCATGGCTTTCCACTCGAGAACTTCTTGTTCTATAACTTCAAAGACGACATGTACATGAGTCGTCAGATCGATCTACGCGGTGGGGGGAAGGACACCATCTTTGTTATTACTATGGGACAACATTTTAGACAGTTTCCACTAACACTCTACATCAGACGAGCTATCAACATCCGCAGAGCGGTGGAACGTCTCTTCATGCGGAGTCCAGATACCAAAGTCATCATCAAGACAGAAAACACCAGAGAGTTCTATGCTCCTCCAGAGAGAACTGGTGACTTCCATGGTTATACCCAATATCTGGTGCTAAGGGAAGTCTTTCAAGGGCTGAATGTTGGCTTTGTAGATGCTTGGGACATGACGGTGGCCTCCTCTACGGAGTCTGTTCATCCGTTTGGATACACATTTGACAGTATAATGAGCATGACGTTCTCCTTTGCTTGTTAG